In a genomic window of Fusobacterium sp. FSA-380-WT-3A:
- a CDS encoding alanine racemase, which yields MNIFISEKNFIHNINLLKNRYNKDVIPVIKANAYGHDINLISKLLLKYKINICAVARISEALEILEYINYNKNFKILIFESIEYDFLKTVIKNPQLLISANSLEDLYLYLKFGISSNQIQLKIDFGFGRNGIYIKDINLLKELMIKYNLKFSGIFTHLFSVEYKDGVDIINKFTEIVENLGKNNFQMIHLQNSLGITKYGSIPISTHLRPGMFVFGFYEEGAFENNLQKVFSLEGKVINIKDISSLKYLTYNQKKDLSINLSKVAIIKIGYGDGFLKTNEGSLALINNQKFKIISVMMDSTLIEIDDTVHINDTVKLYFDFSLIRDHLKMNMCEVLSLLSHKIPRILI from the coding sequence ATGAATATTTTTATTTCAGAGAAAAATTTTATTCACAATATAAATTTATTAAAAAATAGATATAATAAAGATGTTATTCCTGTTATTAAAGCCAATGCTTATGGACATGATATTAACTTAATATCTAAACTGCTTTTAAAATACAAAATTAATATTTGTGCTGTTGCTAGAATTTCAGAAGCTTTAGAAATTTTAGAATATATAAATTATAACAAAAATTTTAAAATATTAATTTTTGAATCTATAGAATATGATTTTCTAAAAACAGTTATTAAGAATCCTCAACTCTTAATTTCCGCTAATTCATTAGAAGACCTATATCTATATCTAAAATTTGGAATTTCATCAAATCAAATTCAATTAAAAATAGATTTTGGATTTGGAAGAAATGGAATTTATATTAAAGATATAAATCTTTTGAAAGAATTAATGATTAAATATAACCTAAAATTCTCTGGAATTTTTACTCATCTTTTTTCTGTTGAATATAAAGATGGAGTAGATATTATAAATAAATTTACTGAAATAGTTGAAAATTTAGGTAAAAATAATTTTCAAATGATTCATCTTCAAAATAGTTTAGGTATTACAAAATATGGAAGTATACCAATCTCTACTCATTTAAGACCTGGAATGTTTGTTTTTGGTTTTTATGAAGAAGGAGCTTTTGAAAATAATTTGCAAAAAGTTTTTTCTTTAGAAGGAAAAGTTATAAATATAAAGGATATTTCATCTCTTAAATATCTCACTTATAACCAAAAAAAAGATTTATCTATTAACCTTTCTAAAGTAGCTATTATAAAAATAGGTTACGGTGATGGATTTTTAAAAACTAATGAAGGTTCTCTTGCTTTAATTAATAATCAAAAATTTAAAATTATCTCTGTTATGATGGATAGTACTTTAATAGAAATTGATGATACTGTTCATATAAATGATACTGTCAAGCTCTACTTTGATTTTTCACTAATTAGAGACCACCTTAAAATGAATATGTGTGAAGTTTTATCTCTCTTATCCCATAAAATTCCTAGAATTTTAATTTAA
- a CDS encoding M48 family metallopeptidase: MNRLKLPDSLKKFELIVTRKKIKNIIIKIDDECKIKISCPFRVPNSYIEKLIEKREKWIIEVIDHKKKIKNEFDENFIYLGKIYPIQINNSIEEFCQLKDEKFYINIQENSFKNRKKLIDRWICENFYSLVIDLTMEIGEKVGYTPIKIRFRDMRTRWGSCNSMKKSITYNHQLYKKSIYFLEYVILHELAHIPYPHHQKTFWEFIEKFMPDWKKRKKLGNIS; encoded by the coding sequence ATGAATAGATTAAAATTGCCAGATAGCTTAAAAAAATTTGAATTAATTGTCACTAGAAAAAAAATAAAAAATATAATAATAAAAATAGATGATGAATGTAAGATAAAAATATCTTGTCCTTTTAGAGTACCAAATAGTTATATAGAAAAACTTATTGAAAAAAGAGAAAAGTGGATAATAGAAGTAATTGACCACAAGAAAAAAATAAAAAATGAGTTTGATGAAAATTTTATTTATTTGGGAAAAATTTATCCAATACAAATAAATAATTCTATAGAAGAATTTTGTCAATTAAAAGATGAAAAATTTTATATAAATATTCAAGAGAATTCTTTTAAAAATAGAAAAAAATTAATTGATAGATGGATATGTGAAAATTTTTATTCTTTAGTAATAGATTTAACTATGGAGATTGGAGAAAAAGTAGGATATACTCCAATTAAAATAAGATTTAGAGATATGAGAACTAGATGGGGTTCATGTAACTCCATGAAAAAAAGTATTACTTATAATCATCAGTTATATAAAAAATCTATTTATTTTCTAGAATATGTTATTTTACATGAGTTAGCTCATATACCATATCCTCATCATCAAAAAACTTTTTGGGAATTTATTGAAAAATTTATGCCTGATTGGAAAAAAAGAAAAAAATTAGGAAATATTAGTTAA
- a CDS encoding NUDIX domain-containing protein, whose product MEDFVFLKPRKMSHPVNGMTLEYLEKQSAIAALLVSSDGKKGYFVEQFRPGIKENSLEVIAGLIDEGEIPKDALYREVREEGGYSKEDYDIIYEEKKPLAISPGYTEEKLSLYILKLKKDVKQKELKLDEGEDLIGKWFNFEEILEKSQDFKTFYLVKIYEYLGK is encoded by the coding sequence CCTGTAAATGGAATGACTTTAGAATACTTAGAAAAACAAAGTGCAATAGCAGCACTTTTAGTTTCTAGTGATGGGAAAAAAGGATATTTTGTAGAGCAATTTAGACCAGGAATCAAAGAAAATTCTTTGGAAGTTATAGCAGGACTTATAGATGAAGGAGAAATTCCTAAAGATGCTTTATACAGAGAAGTGAGGGAGGAAGGAGGATATTCTAAGGAGGATTATGATATCATTTATGAAGAAAAAAAACCTCTAGCAATATCACCAGGTTACACAGAAGAAAAATTAAGTTTATATATATTAAAATTAAAAAAAGATGTAAAGCAAAAAGAATTAAAATTAGATGAAGGAGAAGATTTAATAGGTAAGTGGTTTAATTTTGAAGAAATTTTAGAAAAATCTCAAGATTTTAAAACTTTTTATTTAGTAAAAATATATGAATATTTAGGAAAATAA